In one window of Lynx canadensis isolate LIC74 chromosome A3, mLynCan4.pri.v2, whole genome shotgun sequence DNA:
- the PCYOX1 gene encoding LOW QUALITY PROTEIN: prenylcysteine oxidase 1 (The sequence of the model RefSeq protein was modified relative to this genomic sequence to represent the inferred CDS: inserted 1 base in 1 codon; deleted 1 base in 1 codon; substituted 1 base at 1 genomic stop codon), producing the protein MGRTAGQLGSSLLGLWLLMCSWGCPGSAELRAPPDKIAIIGAGIGGTSAAYYLRQKFGKDVKIDLFEREEVGGRLATMTVRGQEYEAGGSVIHPLNLHMKRFVKDLGMSFGLKSXVCPTVQGFGGLMGVYNGETLVFEESXWFIINMIKLIWHYGFQSLRMHMWVEDILDKFMRIYRYQSHDYAFSSVEKLLHSLGGDEFLGMLNRTLLETLQKAGFSEKFLNEIVAPVMRVNYGQSMNINGFVGAVSMSCADSGLWAVEGGNKLVCSGLLRASKSNLITGSVMYIEEKTRTKRTGNPTKMYEVVYQIGSETRSDFYDIVLVATPLNRKMSNITFLNFDPPIEEFHQYYQHIVTTLIKGQLNSTLFSSRALDKFDLSTILTTDNSDLFINSIGIVSSVTENDNPQPSTERAHVWKIFSQEILTKEQILKLFLSYDYAVKQPWLAYPRYKPPEKCPSIILHDRLYYLNGIECAASAMEMSAIAAHNAALLAYHRWNGHTDMIDQEDLYEKLKTEL; encoded by the exons ATGGGGCGCACGGCTGGGCAGCTCGGCTCGTCGCTTCTGGGGCTGTGGCTGCTGATGTGCAGCTGGGGGTGCCCTGGGAGCGCCGAGCTGCGGGCCCCGCCGGATAAGATCG CAATTATTGGAGCTGGAATTGGTGGCACTTCAGCAGCCTATTATCTGCGGCAGAAATTTGGGAAAGATGTGAAGATTGACCTGTTTGAAAGA GAAGAGGTGGGAGGCCGCCTGGCCACCATGACTGTTCGAGGGCAAGAATACGAGGCAGGAGGTTCTGTCATCCATCCTTTAAATCTGCACATGAAGCGTTTTGTCAAGGACCTGGGTATGTCATTTGGTCTTAAGAGCTAA GTCTGTCCTACTGTTCAGGGCTTTGGTGGCCTAATGGGGGTGTATAATGGAGAGACTCTGGTGTTTGAGGAGA ACTGGTTCATAATTAACATGATTAAACTAATTTGGCACTATGGATTTCAGTCCCTCCGAATGCACATGTGGGTAGAGGATATATTGGACAAGTTTATGAg GATCTACCGCTACCAGTCTCATGACTATGCCTTCAGTAGCGTAGAAAAGTTACTACATTCTCTTGGAGGGGACGAATTCCTTGGAATGCTTAACCGAACACTTCTTGAAACCTTGCAGAAAGCAGGCTTCTCTGAGAAATTCCTCAATGAAATTGTTGCTCCTGTCATGAGGGTCAATTATGGCCAAAGCATGAACATCAATGGCTTTGTGG GGGCAGTATCAATGTCCTGTGCGGATTCTGGCCTTTGGGCAGTAGAAGGTGGAAATAAACTTGTTTGCTCAGGGCTCCTTCGTGCGTCCAAAAGCAACCTTATAACTGGCTCAGTAATGTacatagaggagaaaacaaggacCAAGCGGACAG GAAATCCCACAAAGATGTATGAAGTGGTCTACCAAATTGGATCTGAGACACGTTCAGACTTCTATGATATCGTCTTGGTGGCCACTCCATTGAATCGAAAAATGTCCAACATAACTTTTCTCAACTTTGATCCTCCAATTGAGGAATTCCATCAGTACTACCAACATATAGTGACAACTTTAATTAAGGGGCAACTGAATTCAACTCTTTTTAGCTCTAGAGCCTTAGACAAATTTGATCTCAGTACAATCTTAACCACTGATAATTCAGATTTGTTCATTAATAGCATTGGGATTGTGTCCTCTGTAACAGAAAATGATAATCCTCAACCATCAACAGAAAGGGCGCATGTTTGGAAGATCTTTTCTCAAGAAATCCTCactaaagaacaaatattaaagcTCTTTTTGTCTTATGATTATGCTGTGAAGCAGCCATGGCTTGCATATCCTCGCTATAAGCCTCCAGAGAAATGCCCCTCCATCATACTCCACGATAGACTTTACTACCTCAATGGCATAGAGTGTGCAGCAAGTGCCATGGAGATGAGTGCCATTGCAGCCCACAATGCCGCTCTCCTTGCTTATCATCGCTGGAATGGGCACACAGACATGATTGACCAAGAGGACTTATATGAGAAACTTAAAACTGAACTATGA